One Neovison vison isolate M4711 chromosome 2, ASM_NN_V1, whole genome shotgun sequence genomic window carries:
- the SFPQ gene encoding splicing factor, proline- and glutamine-rich isoform X2, which translates to MSRDRFRSRGGGGGGFHRRGGGGGRGGLHDFRSPPPGMGLNQNRGPMGPGPGQGGPKPPIPPPPPHQQQQQPPPQQPPPQQPPPLQPPPHQPPHQQPPPPQDSSKPVVPQGPGPAPGVGSAPPASGSAPPATPPTSGAPTGPGPTPTPPPAVTSAPPGAPPPAPPSSGVPTTPPQTGGPPPPPTGGPGPGPKQGPGPGGPKGGKMPGGPKPGGGPGLSTPGGHPKPPHRGGGEPRGGRQHHPPYHQQHHQGPPPGGPGGRSEEKISDSEGFKANLSLLRRPGEKTYTQRCRLFVGNLPADITEDEFKRLFAKYGEPGEVFINKGKGFGFIKLESRALAEIAKAELDDTPMRGRQLRVRFATHAAALSVRNLSPYVSNELLEEAFSQFGPIERAVVIVDDRGRSTGKGIVEFASKPAARKAFERCSEGVFLLTTTPRPVIVEPLEQLDDEDGLPEKLAQKNPMYQKERETPPRFAQHGTFEYEYSQRWKSLDEMEKQQREQVEKNMKDAKDKLESEMEDAYHEHQANLLRQDLMRRQEELRRMEELHNQEMQKRKEMQLRQEEERRRREEEMMIRQREMEEQMRRQREESYSRMGYMDPRERDMRMGGGGAMNMGDPYGSGGQKFPPLGGGGGIGYEANPGVPPATMSGSMMGSDMVRMIEVG; encoded by the exons ATGTCTCGGGACCGGTTCCGGAGCcgtggcggtggcggtggcggcttCCACCGGCGCGGAggaggcggcggccgcggcggcctCCACGACTTCCGCTCCCCGCCACCCGGCATGGGCCTCAATCAGAACCGCGGACCCATGGGGCCCGGCCCGGGCCAGGGTGGCCCCAAGCCCCCGATCCCGCCACCGCCTCCGcatcagcaacagcagcagccacCGCCGCAACAGCCGCCACCACAGCAGCCGCCGCCGCTTCAGCCGCCACCGCATCAGCCGCCGCAtcagcagccgccgccgccacaggACTCGTCCAAGCCCGTCGTTCCTCAGGGACCCGGCCCGGCTCCCGGAGTGGGCAGCGCTCCGCCGGCCTCCGGCTCGGCACCGCCTGCCACTCCTCCGACCTCCGGGGCCCCTACGGGGCCGGGCCCCACCCCGACCCCGCCGCCCGCTGTCACCTCGGCGCCCCCTGGGGCGCCCCCGCCCGCGCCGCCGAGCAGCGGGGTCCCCACCACCCCGCCTCAGACCGGGGGCCCGCCGCCTCCACCCACAGGGGGCCCAGGCCCCGGGCCTAAGCAGGGCCCAGGTCCCGGAGGCCCGAAAGGCGGCAAAATGCCAGGCGGGCCGAAGCCCGGCGGTGGCCCGGGCCTAAGCACTCCTGGCGGCCACCCCAAGCCGCCGCACCGAGGCGGCGGGGAGCCCCGCGGAGGTCGGCAGCACCACCCGCCCTACCACCAGCAGCATCACCAGGGCCCCCCGCCTGGCGGGCCAGGCGGCCGCAGCGAGGAGAAGATCTCCGACTCAGAG GGATTTAAAGCCAACTTGTCTCTCTTGAGGAGGCCTGGAGAGAAAACTTACACTCAGCGTTGTCGGTTGTTTGTTGGGAATCTACCTGCTGATATCACAGAGGATGAATTCAAAAGACTTTTCGCTAAATATGGAGAACCAGGAGAAGTTTTTATCAATAAAGGCAAAGGATTTGGGTTTATTAAACTT GAATCTAGGGCATTGGCTGAAATTGCCAAAGCTGAACTTGATGATACACCCATGAGAGGTAGACAGCTTCGGGTTCGTTTTGCCACACACGCTGCCGCTCTCTCCGTTCGAAATCTTTCACCTTACGTTTCCAATGAACTGTTGGAAGAAGCCTTTAGCCAATTTGGTCCTATTGAAAGGGCTGTTGTAATTGTGGATGATCGTGGGAGATCTACAGGGAAAGGCATTGTTGAATTTGCTTCTAAACCAGCAGCAAGAAAAGCCTTTGAAAGATGCAGTGAAGGTGTTTTCTTACTGACAAC AACTCCTCGTCCAGTCATTGTGGAACCACTTGAACAATTAGATGATGAAGATGGCCTTCCTGAAAAACTTGCACAGAAGAATCCAATGTATCAAAA ggagagagaaacgCCGCCTCGTTTTGCCCAGCATGGCACATTTGAGTATGAATATTCTCAGCGATGGAAATCCCTggatgaaatggaaaaacagcaaagggaacaagttgaaaaaaacatgaaagatgCAAAAGACAAATTGGAAAGTGAAATGGAAGATGCCTATCATGAGCATCAGGCAAATCTTCTGCGTCAAG ATCTGATGAGACGCCAGGAAGAATTAAGACGCATGGAAGAACTTCACAATCAAGAAATGCAGAAACGTAAAGAAATGCAACTAAG GCAAGAAGAAGAACGAcgtagaagggaagaagagatgaTGATTCGTCAGCGTGAAATGGAAGAACAAATGAGACGCCAAAGAGAGGAAAGTTATAGCCGGATGGGCTACATGGATCCA